A DNA window from Nitratidesulfovibrio sp. contains the following coding sequences:
- a CDS encoding FAD-dependent oxidoreductase — MSNAMNFAFMREEPAPPNGRRVAIIGAGPSGLAAAGYLGCLGYQVEVYDKLPKPGGLMLFGIPGHRIPADRIQRGVFTLSRKFGVNFHNKTKICCSAPLHEEEGDHFSCDIRGLGELVEEHDAVIICSGAWKSRKLGIPGEQLKGVYSGLEFLFPIRAVKYATSNVSVPPVEGRTVVVIGAGHSAMDVAHSAKALGASRVVMVYRRTKKEAPAGSYEVDRLIDAGCEWLERRTPLRIVADETGQHVAAIEMADANTGETEVLPADVIVTSIGEIPTPPFQKELGLENVRKGEVRWLHMTSIENVFVAGDVLTGPSKIGKAVYSGLRAARSLTNWLDLKAQHRENEYNYDADVITRPGAPSEQR; from the coding sequence ATGTCCAACGCCATGAATTTCGCCTTCATGCGGGAAGAACCCGCACCGCCCAACGGGCGGCGTGTCGCCATCATCGGCGCCGGGCCTTCGGGCCTTGCCGCCGCCGGGTACCTGGGGTGCCTGGGCTATCAGGTAGAGGTCTACGACAAGCTGCCCAAGCCCGGCGGCCTGATGCTGTTCGGCATTCCGGGCCACCGCATCCCGGCGGACCGCATTCAGCGCGGGGTATTCACCCTGTCGCGCAAGTTCGGGGTCAACTTCCACAACAAGACCAAGATCTGTTGCAGCGCCCCCCTGCACGAGGAAGAGGGCGACCATTTCTCCTGCGACATCCGGGGCCTTGGCGAACTGGTGGAAGAGCATGACGCCGTGATCATCTGCAGCGGCGCGTGGAAGTCGCGCAAGCTGGGCATACCCGGCGAGCAGTTGAAGGGCGTCTATTCCGGCCTGGAATTCCTGTTCCCCATCCGCGCGGTGAAGTACGCCACAAGCAATGTTTCCGTACCGCCGGTGGAAGGGCGCACCGTGGTGGTCATCGGGGCCGGACATTCGGCCATGGACGTGGCCCACAGCGCGAAAGCCCTGGGGGCGTCACGCGTGGTCATGGTGTACCGGCGCACCAAGAAGGAAGCCCCGGCGGGCAGCTACGAGGTGGACCGGCTCATCGACGCGGGCTGCGAATGGCTGGAACGGCGCACCCCGCTGCGCATCGTGGCCGATGAAACCGGCCAGCACGTGGCCGCCATCGAAATGGCCGATGCCAACACCGGCGAGACCGAAGTGCTGCCCGCCGACGTCATCGTCACCTCCATCGGCGAAATTCCCACCCCGCCGTTCCAGAAGGAACTGGGGCTGGAAAACGTGCGCAAGGGCGAGGTGCGCTGGCTGCACATGACCAGCATAGAGAACGTCTTCGTGGCGGGCGACGTGCTGACCGGCCCCAGCAAGATCGGCAAGGCGGTGTACAGCGGGCTGCGTGCCGCGCGCTCGCTGACCAACTGGCTGGACCTGAAGGCCCAGCACCGCGAAAACGAATACAATTACGACGCCGACGTCATAACGCGCCCCGGCGCCCCCAGCGAGCAGAGGTAG
- a CDS encoding 4Fe-4S dicluster domain-containing protein — protein sequence MSECHGRGKTLHIDYSKCIGCETCEAVCGFLYDTPRIAMARTNDGQMIPIYCQHCEHAHCMKVCNRGALLRDRDGAVVLQPMLCRGCETRNCVIACPYAAFFATDRGVAVRKCDLCVGRRAVGLGPACAEMCPCGAIRFADRDELDELETEASRQARDRVLAHIRPKK from the coding sequence ATGTCGGAATGCCACGGCAGGGGCAAGACCCTGCATATCGACTACAGCAAATGCATCGGCTGCGAAACGTGCGAGGCCGTGTGCGGCTTTCTGTACGACACGCCGCGCATCGCCATGGCCCGTACCAATGACGGCCAGATGATTCCCATCTACTGTCAGCACTGCGAACACGCCCACTGCATGAAGGTGTGCAACCGGGGTGCGCTGCTACGCGACCGTGACGGGGCAGTGGTGCTGCAACCCATGCTCTGCCGGGGCTGCGAGACGCGCAACTGCGTCATCGCCTGCCCCTATGCGGCCTTTTTCGCCACCGACCGGGGCGTGGCCGTGCGCAAGTGCGACCTGTGCGTGGGGCGGCGCGCCGTGGGCCTTGGCCCCGCCTGCGCGGAAATGTGCCCCTGCGGAGCCATCCGCTTTGCCGACCGCGACGAACTGGACGAACTGGAAACGGAAGCCTCGCGGCAGGCCCGCGACCGTGTGCTAGCGCACATCCGGCCCAAGAAGTAG
- a CDS encoding ACT domain-containing protein yields MKVEQISVFLENKAGRLAEVTHTLAEAGINIRALSLADTSDFGILRLIVHDHEKAKAALKDKGFTVGRTSVVAVEVPDHPGGLDSILQLLSTRGVNVEYMYAFVQQNGTNAVLIFRFDRTDQAIEVLNEAGIPVISGDKLYQN; encoded by the coding sequence ATGAAAGTGGAACAGATTTCCGTATTTCTCGAGAACAAGGCCGGACGCCTGGCCGAGGTAACCCACACCCTGGCCGAGGCGGGCATCAACATCCGCGCCCTGTCGCTGGCCGACACCTCGGACTTCGGCATCCTGCGCCTGATCGTGCACGACCACGAAAAGGCCAAGGCCGCCCTGAAGGACAAGGGCTTCACCGTGGGCCGCACCTCGGTGGTGGCCGTGGAAGTGCCCGACCATCCCGGCGGTCTGGACAGCATTCTGCAACTGCTGAGCACGCGCGGCGTCAACGTGGAATACATGTACGCCTTCGTGCAGCAGAACGGCACCAACGCGGTGCTCATCTTCCGCTTCGACCGCACCGACCAGGCCATCGAAGTGCTGAACGAGGCGGGCATCCCCGTCATTTCCGGCGACAAGCTGTACCAGAACTAG